One genomic segment of Candidatus Baltobacteraceae bacterium includes these proteins:
- a CDS encoding endo alpha-1,4 polygalactosaminidase yields MTARIPAAFLLAGLLAGCSAPAAPTPLPAPDAARSTRWIPAADSTYQIQYGGKLDLTVPAEIYDVDYQDTTAHDVATIHARGRRAVCYVDVGTWERWRPDASQFPRADLGKPDGGWPGERWLNIADTTALEPIMTKRFQLCKRKGFDGMDPDNLDGYVNKTGFHLTYAQQLAYDTWVANQAHALGLTVDEKGDNNQVADLSKVFDFAVVEQCFAQGWCRQFARYTDRNALVVDVEYNLTRRRFSSKTCPSDARYRETAILKHLNLNAWIVTCAR; encoded by the coding sequence ATGACCGCTCGCATCCCCGCCGCGTTTCTGCTCGCCGGCCTGCTCGCCGGGTGCTCGGCGCCGGCCGCTCCAACGCCCTTGCCGGCCCCCGACGCAGCGCGAAGCACGCGGTGGATTCCAGCCGCCGACTCGACGTATCAAATACAGTACGGCGGAAAGCTCGATCTCACCGTACCGGCCGAGATCTACGACGTTGACTACCAAGACACGACGGCGCACGACGTCGCGACGATTCACGCGCGAGGTCGCCGCGCCGTCTGTTACGTCGACGTGGGCACCTGGGAGCGATGGCGCCCCGACGCGTCGCAGTTTCCGAGAGCTGATCTCGGAAAGCCTGACGGCGGATGGCCGGGCGAGCGCTGGCTGAATATCGCCGATACGACGGCGCTCGAGCCGATCATGACCAAACGCTTCCAACTCTGCAAGCGCAAAGGGTTCGACGGCATGGATCCCGACAATCTGGACGGCTACGTCAACAAGACGGGATTCCATCTCACCTACGCCCAGCAGCTTGCGTACGACACGTGGGTCGCAAACCAAGCGCACGCGCTTGGCCTGACGGTCGACGAAAAGGGCGACAACAACCAAGTGGCCGACCTGTCCAAAGTCTTCGACTTCGCCGTCGTCGAGCAGTGCTTCGCCCAAGGATGGTGCCGGCAGTTCGCGCGGTACACCGATCGCAATGCGCTCGTCGTTGACGTTGAGTATAATCTCACGCGACGCCGGTTCTCGAGCAAGACGTGCCCATCCGACGCGCGCTATCGCGAGACGGCCATCCTCAAGCACCTCAACTTAAACGCCTGGATCGTGACCTGCGCGCGCTAG
- a CDS encoding 2-dehydropantoate 2-reductase: MIEEARPRIGIIGAGAMGTLFGYHLAGSCDVTILDSNRTLGEAIGRDGLAVNDGLPRRVSVAAHPRELYNSHVLFLFVKAVDTLRALRPFAGELNPVTPIVSLQNGVGNEDAIKTALGGAVPVILGITTESSLTTAPGRVRSSGDGNTIIGSTSAARTTARSVSDLLTRSGLRASVVYDIRPHLWGKLVANAAINALSALLDCDAGAIPRDPNAAQLAEALAEEVANVAAALKIHLPFVSPWQYVTEVIALGADAKSSMAYDLESGHPSEIDHINGAVVAFGRRTGTPTPYNDAMVRLIKAREALLAQSRLGVQA, translated from the coding sequence GTGATTGAAGAGGCCCGGCCGCGCATCGGAATCATCGGAGCGGGTGCGATGGGAACGCTCTTCGGCTACCATCTCGCCGGCAGCTGCGACGTCACGATTCTCGACAGCAATCGCACGCTGGGCGAAGCGATCGGCCGCGACGGCCTCGCGGTCAACGACGGGCTGCCGCGACGGGTCTCGGTGGCCGCTCACCCGCGCGAGCTCTACAACTCGCACGTGCTCTTTCTCTTCGTCAAAGCCGTCGATACCCTGCGGGCGCTGCGCCCGTTCGCAGGCGAGCTCAACCCAGTCACGCCGATCGTTTCTCTCCAAAACGGCGTCGGCAATGAAGACGCGATCAAAACCGCGCTCGGCGGCGCCGTGCCGGTCATCCTCGGAATCACCACCGAATCGTCGCTCACGACCGCGCCGGGTCGCGTGCGCAGTTCCGGCGACGGCAACACCATCATCGGTTCGACGTCGGCGGCTCGCACGACCGCGCGATCGGTCTCCGATTTGCTCACCCGCAGCGGATTGCGGGCGTCGGTCGTGTACGACATCCGTCCGCATTTGTGGGGTAAGCTCGTTGCCAACGCCGCGATCAACGCACTCTCGGCGCTGCTCGATTGCGACGCCGGCGCGATTCCGCGCGACCCCAACGCCGCGCAGCTCGCCGAAGCCCTAGCCGAAGAAGTGGCCAACGTCGCCGCCGCGCTGAAGATTCACTTGCCGTTCGTCAGCCCGTGGCAATACGTTACTGAGGTCATCGCGCTCGGAGCCGACGCCAAAAGCTCGATGGCTTACGATCTCGAATCGGGACATCCCAGCGAGATCGATCACATCAACGGCGCCGTGGTCGCGTTCGGCCGGCGCACCGGAACGCCGACGCCCTACAACGACGCGATGGTGCGCCTAATCAAAGCCCGGGAAGCGTTGCTCGCGCAGTCACGCTTGGGCGTGCAGGCGTAA
- a CDS encoding GNAT family N-acetyltransferase, protein MQYDVVGELPVLKTSRLTLQIAGPDDAKRCARFNAENAEFLAPWEPILVSTSSDVQGLRAYRERAVSHARSGTGFSFAIFPASPDADSPILGWLNLTNVIHGVFEACTMGYKLDRRMQGQGYMTEAATAGIEFAFDVLNLHRIMAAYMPHNQRSAALLRRLGFTVEGVARDYLYIAGGWRDHVLTSLVNSDATAPGTGRQ, encoded by the coding sequence ATGCAGTACGACGTCGTCGGTGAACTGCCGGTTCTTAAAACCAGCCGGCTGACGCTGCAAATCGCCGGACCCGACGACGCGAAGCGCTGCGCGCGATTTAACGCCGAGAACGCCGAGTTTTTGGCTCCCTGGGAGCCCATCCTCGTTTCGACGTCCAGCGACGTCCAGGGCTTACGCGCGTATCGCGAACGTGCTGTTAGCCACGCGCGTTCGGGCACCGGCTTCTCCTTCGCCATCTTCCCCGCGTCGCCGGATGCCGACAGCCCAATACTCGGATGGCTCAATCTCACCAACGTCATTCACGGCGTCTTCGAAGCGTGCACTATGGGTTATAAGCTCGATCGCCGGATGCAAGGTCAAGGTTACATGACCGAAGCCGCGACCGCCGGCATCGAGTTCGCTTTCGACGTGTTGAACCTGCACCGCATCATGGCCGCGTATATGCCGCACAATCAGCGCAGCGCCGCGCTACTGCGACGCTTGGGATTTACGGTCGAGGGTGTCGCTCGCGACTATCTCTATATCGCAGGCGGGTGGCGCGACCACGTCCTCACGTCACTCGTCAATTCCGATGCGACCGCTCCGGGGACTGGCCGTCAGTAG
- a CDS encoding tyrosine-type recombinase/integrase — MKKRGNSSKRSAETGKTDGRFRDSTPIDPTVADFAVHVAMELRRAPRTVHEYSRDVEIFGAFLSGRDAADEDGEPFRGPFGSVFAKADASSLRRFIIELTRQRYSAAGIRRKLAVLRGFFGFLKREGKRGDNPALEIANIKLPQRLPKALDVSEVLRLIATRPPAGEPEERWRRDVAILELLYASGIRRAELVSINVADVSFEDRTIRVIGKGNKERIVFFNEATERALQAYLAVRPRCADGALFVSRQNRRLSYQQAGKVFATYVKLSGLEGKITPHTMRHSVATHLHKDGVDLMTIKDFLGHESIQTTQIYAKMTLEHVRKAYREHHPRDRAGKDRS; from the coding sequence GTGAAAAAGCGTGGAAATTCGAGTAAACGCAGTGCCGAAACGGGCAAAACCGATGGCCGCTTCCGCGACTCCACGCCCATCGATCCAACCGTCGCGGACTTCGCGGTGCACGTCGCCATGGAACTGCGGCGCGCCCCGCGGACGGTTCACGAGTACTCGCGCGACGTCGAGATTTTCGGCGCATTCCTGAGCGGACGCGACGCCGCCGACGAGGACGGCGAGCCGTTTCGCGGACCGTTCGGCAGCGTCTTTGCGAAGGCCGACGCATCCTCGCTGCGGCGGTTTATCATCGAGCTGACCCGCCAGCGGTACAGCGCCGCCGGCATCCGCCGCAAGTTGGCCGTCCTGCGGGGCTTTTTCGGGTTCCTCAAACGCGAGGGCAAACGCGGCGACAACCCGGCCTTGGAGATCGCGAACATCAAGCTACCGCAGCGCCTTCCTAAGGCGCTCGACGTCTCGGAAGTCCTGCGGCTGATCGCGACGCGCCCGCCAGCCGGCGAGCCCGAGGAGCGCTGGCGTCGCGACGTGGCGATTCTCGAGCTGCTCTACGCCAGCGGCATCCGGCGCGCCGAGCTCGTGAGCATCAACGTCGCGGACGTGAGCTTCGAGGATCGGACGATCCGCGTCATCGGCAAGGGCAACAAAGAGCGGATCGTCTTTTTCAACGAGGCGACGGAACGGGCGCTCCAGGCGTACCTTGCGGTGCGTCCCCGATGTGCCGACGGCGCGCTCTTCGTCAGCCGCCAGAACCGGCGTCTGAGCTACCAGCAAGCCGGCAAGGTCTTCGCGACCTACGTGAAGCTGAGCGGCCTGGAAGGCAAGATCACGCCGCACACGATGCGCCATTCGGTGGCGACGCATCTGCATAAGGACGGCGTCGATCTGATGACGATCAAGGACTTTCTGGGGCACGAAAGCATCCAGACCACGCAGATCTACGCCAAAATGACGCTCGAACACGTCCGTAAGGCGTACCGGGAGCACCATCCGCGCGACCGCGCCGGGAAAGACCGTTCGTAG
- a CDS encoding DUF4097 family beta strand repeat-containing protein encodes MRRLALLLLLLAPACSNATPYSTTVGVLRPGATMTIRVADATLAAYQPATGQPRDRFTVSATARGNSPPAAPKIRPAGKGIVIDAPQPLQSLLVRVPDSVALIVDSRHGDVSVTDVKGSARIVAAEGSVRVFMRDGYAQAATQHGNVSVAMGATTWPGTLAFSAVNGDVEVSVEETSAFHVHLHTDSGTLFTDFNLRGTSNGSSETIDGAVNGGGAQRIDVEVTRGSIRLLRLHAQA; translated from the coding sequence GTGAGACGTTTGGCTCTCCTCCTTCTTCTTCTGGCGCCGGCGTGTTCGAATGCGACGCCGTACTCCACGACGGTGGGCGTTCTGCGTCCGGGTGCGACGATGACGATTCGGGTGGCAGACGCGACGTTGGCGGCCTATCAGCCGGCCACGGGCCAACCTCGCGACCGGTTCACGGTCTCAGCCACCGCGCGGGGGAACTCGCCGCCGGCTGCACCCAAGATACGGCCCGCGGGTAAAGGGATCGTCATCGACGCTCCGCAGCCGCTGCAATCGCTGCTCGTGCGCGTTCCGGACAGCGTCGCCTTGATCGTGGACAGCCGCCACGGCGACGTTAGCGTCACCGACGTCAAGGGCAGCGCGCGCATCGTTGCGGCGGAAGGCAGCGTGCGCGTCTTCATGCGCGACGGTTACGCGCAGGCCGCGACGCAACACGGAAACGTGTCGGTTGCAATGGGCGCGACGACGTGGCCCGGTACGCTCGCGTTCTCGGCGGTCAATGGCGACGTCGAAGTCTCCGTCGAGGAAACGTCCGCGTTTCACGTACACTTGCACACCGATAGCGGAACGCTATTTACGGACTTTAACCTGCGCGGAACGTCGAACGGCTCGTCGGAGACGATCGACGGTGCCGTCAACGGCGGCGGAGCTCAGCGTATCGACGTCGAGGTGACGCGCGGCTCGATTCGACTGTTACGCCTGCACGCCCAAGCGTGA
- a CDS encoding BTAD domain-containing putative transcriptional regulator, which yields MMLLAPASARLAPKTLRRARLERWISTQDGLPLRMIVAPAGMGKTTLLLQYLENSEKPGAYCALDPNATPETFFAAAGAGLGLRKPPTTYIELLVALRQIAAAKPFDFVIDDVGSGAPETIEMLLKLVENVPEGVSLIYGSRSRDVVQASKWVAQGTGALCDARRLAFDRNEVGFFADACGVSSSHADVARLLEESDGWAIVVSGAIRAAVEDERSLHDAYDHWRNAYGEVFLDFVTADAQRADDRDRALVMSLINGIGINDPDALRRLEAQGLFVINDGSGVRPLRAVQQARAVPTKGVDTSVPMVVRMLGRFSVAIAGRNVEWVRRRDQQIVKYLLLRPGATATRQELATLFWPGTNRQLAMQSVRTACSNIRKALAGAVGYARVERYFRAADNAVVVDLSNVVTDVGRFTAYSMAGDSSYERGDLADAANHYEAAEKIYAGRLLEDDPPEPWFASQTTALENRFAVVLERLAESAYEAGDIKHAAEYAYRAKVINPDQPQLARLLTQLKEPQRPA from the coding sequence ATGATGCTACTCGCCCCCGCTTCAGCTCGGCTGGCTCCGAAGACGCTGCGCCGCGCCCGTTTAGAGCGCTGGATCTCGACGCAGGACGGATTGCCGCTGCGCATGATCGTCGCGCCCGCGGGCATGGGCAAAACCACCTTGCTGTTGCAATATCTCGAAAACAGCGAAAAGCCGGGCGCGTACTGCGCGCTCGATCCCAACGCGACGCCGGAGACATTCTTTGCCGCCGCCGGCGCCGGCCTCGGTTTACGCAAGCCGCCCACGACGTACATCGAGCTGCTGGTGGCGCTCCGCCAGATCGCCGCGGCCAAGCCGTTCGATTTCGTAATCGACGACGTCGGTAGCGGCGCCCCCGAGACCATCGAAATGCTCCTCAAGCTGGTTGAGAACGTCCCCGAAGGCGTGTCGCTGATCTATGGCTCCCGTTCGCGCGACGTCGTCCAGGCCAGCAAGTGGGTGGCCCAGGGGACGGGCGCGCTGTGCGACGCCCGCCGCCTCGCCTTCGATCGTAACGAGGTCGGCTTCTTTGCCGACGCCTGCGGCGTCTCGTCGAGCCATGCCGACGTCGCGCGCCTACTCGAAGAGAGCGACGGTTGGGCGATCGTCGTCAGCGGTGCCATCCGCGCCGCGGTCGAGGACGAGCGCTCATTGCACGACGCCTACGACCACTGGCGCAATGCCTACGGCGAGGTCTTTCTCGACTTCGTGACCGCCGACGCGCAGCGGGCCGACGATCGCGACCGCGCACTCGTCATGAGCCTCATCAACGGCATCGGGATCAACGATCCCGACGCCCTACGCCGCCTCGAAGCCCAAGGGCTGTTCGTGATTAACGACGGGAGCGGCGTACGTCCGCTGCGAGCCGTGCAACAGGCGCGGGCCGTCCCGACGAAGGGCGTCGATACGTCGGTGCCGATGGTCGTGCGGATGCTGGGACGCTTCAGCGTCGCCATCGCGGGCCGCAACGTCGAGTGGGTGCGCCGCCGCGACCAGCAAATCGTCAAGTATCTTCTGCTGCGGCCCGGCGCGACGGCGACGCGTCAGGAGCTCGCAACGCTCTTTTGGCCCGGAACGAATCGCCAGCTCGCGATGCAAAGCGTGCGCACCGCGTGCAGCAACATCCGTAAGGCGCTCGCGGGCGCGGTCGGCTACGCGCGCGTCGAGCGCTATTTCCGTGCTGCCGATAATGCCGTCGTCGTCGATCTCTCCAACGTCGTTACCGACGTCGGCCGCTTTACCGCGTACTCGATGGCCGGCGACTCGTCGTACGAACGTGGCGATCTCGCCGATGCCGCGAACCACTACGAAGCGGCCGAAAAGATCTACGCCGGGCGCCTGCTCGAGGACGATCCGCCCGAACCGTGGTTTGCCTCGCAGACGACTGCGCTCGAAAATCGCTTCGCCGTCGTGCTGGAGCGGCTGGCTGAATCCGCCTACGAGGCGGGAGACATTAAGCACGCGGCCGAGTACGCGTATCGCGCGAAAGTCATCAATCCCGATCAACCGCAGCTCGCGCGCCTGCTCACGCAGCTCAAGGAACCTCAGCGTCCGGCGTAA
- a CDS encoding EAL domain-containing protein, with protein MIANNARSRVSQNDREFRSAQEVRLHEIETHIDDYFGKAIQLVETGAQTLGPVVDDSARVRQLVQELFRSRSTHQIYGVGAYYAPGAFSTANPDGLFSIYYSAARNGNTVEHLHDPNVVPPYTSYDWYRRAVRTPSGPRFSGPYWEGGRDYISTVQALRRDGKVVGVMAVDALTQTFRQENMASLLGPGDIAWIESSEGHDKVLVTTAPLPTDGDWIGNTILLHYTHAHIHIWSNAATLRAANERIITGSFILALAIWFFAGILGASLMQIWRSRQRAFALEQERTRLENEIAVGKRVESELRKAAFTDELSGLPNRAAFMESTSEAIARAKSGVRYAVFFIDLDRFNMINETLGHPFGDELLKSIAARLHDQLAPRGSVSRLGGDEFLVLAPVDDSELGAYAQRMLEIVHEPMLLGGRLLYSGASIGVVAVDPQYQRPEELLRDADIAMYEAKSRGRGCYAVFDTAMRTRVAAESDLENDLRRAIERHEFVPYYQPIFNVRTDAVSGFEALARWRRPGSGVVGAAEFIGYAERRGLVDAIDTALMEDVCRDGAAIFEAFPDATVSVNVSAVHLTVPDFAASIDSALHAYSMRPEQLKLEITETAIMRNPDQARATLRLLQGNGVKIVLDDFGAGHSSLAYLHRLPIEGVKIDQSFIMPLATDQNAVAIVRSIVALAKTLDLYTVAEGVETAEHLEIVRQIGVDHAQGFFFSAAVPLGSVVSSAARTTA; from the coding sequence ATGATTGCCAACAATGCGCGTTCGCGCGTCTCGCAAAACGATCGAGAGTTTCGCTCGGCTCAGGAAGTGCGTTTGCACGAAATCGAAACGCACATCGACGACTACTTCGGCAAAGCCATCCAACTCGTCGAAACGGGCGCCCAGACCCTAGGGCCCGTCGTCGACGATTCGGCGCGAGTGCGACAACTCGTCCAGGAGCTCTTCCGCTCGCGCAGCACTCACCAGATTTACGGCGTCGGTGCCTATTACGCGCCCGGCGCTTTTTCAACGGCGAATCCCGACGGTCTGTTTTCGATCTACTATTCGGCGGCGCGCAACGGCAACACCGTCGAGCATCTGCACGACCCCAACGTCGTTCCGCCCTATACGTCGTACGACTGGTACCGTCGCGCGGTGAGAACGCCCAGCGGGCCGCGTTTTTCGGGGCCCTATTGGGAGGGCGGGCGCGACTACATCAGCACCGTACAAGCGCTGCGGCGCGACGGGAAGGTCGTCGGCGTGATGGCGGTCGATGCGCTAACGCAGACCTTCCGCCAAGAGAACATGGCCAGTCTGCTCGGTCCGGGCGACATCGCGTGGATCGAGAGCAGCGAAGGCCACGACAAGGTACTGGTGACGACGGCACCCCTTCCGACCGATGGCGATTGGATCGGGAACACCATCCTGCTGCACTACACGCACGCCCACATTCACATTTGGAGCAATGCCGCAACCCTGCGGGCCGCCAACGAACGAATCATTACCGGAAGCTTCATCCTCGCCTTGGCGATCTGGTTTTTCGCCGGCATCCTGGGCGCGTCGCTGATGCAAATCTGGCGCTCGCGCCAGCGCGCCTTCGCACTCGAACAAGAACGCACGCGCTTGGAAAACGAAATCGCCGTCGGCAAGCGAGTCGAGTCGGAGTTGCGCAAGGCGGCCTTTACCGACGAGCTCAGCGGTCTCCCGAATCGCGCGGCGTTCATGGAAAGTACGTCGGAGGCGATCGCACGGGCGAAGAGCGGCGTGCGTTACGCCGTTTTCTTCATCGACCTCGACCGTTTCAACATGATCAACGAGACGCTCGGGCACCCGTTCGGCGACGAGCTGCTCAAGAGCATCGCCGCACGTCTGCACGACCAGCTCGCTCCACGCGGATCGGTTTCGCGCCTCGGCGGCGATGAGTTCCTCGTCCTCGCGCCGGTCGACGATTCCGAACTCGGCGCGTACGCACAGCGCATGCTGGAGATCGTGCACGAACCGATGCTGCTCGGAGGACGGCTGCTCTACAGCGGCGCCTCGATCGGCGTCGTGGCGGTCGACCCGCAGTATCAGCGTCCCGAGGAGCTCCTGCGCGACGCCGACATTGCCATGTACGAAGCCAAGAGCCGAGGTCGCGGCTGTTACGCCGTCTTCGATACCGCGATGCGGACGCGCGTTGCGGCGGAGTCGGATCTCGAGAACGATTTGCGCCGGGCGATCGAGCGCCACGAGTTCGTTCCCTACTACCAGCCGATCTTTAACGTGCGCACCGATGCCGTCAGCGGATTCGAGGCGTTGGCTCGCTGGCGACGGCCCGGAAGCGGCGTGGTGGGGGCGGCCGAGTTCATCGGCTACGCCGAGCGCCGCGGCTTAGTCGACGCGATCGACACGGCGCTGATGGAAGACGTCTGTCGCGACGGCGCGGCGATCTTCGAAGCATTCCCCGACGCAACCGTCTCCGTCAACGTTTCGGCCGTACACCTCACGGTGCCCGACTTCGCCGCGAGTATCGATTCGGCGCTGCACGCATATTCGATGCGGCCCGAACAGCTCAAGCTCGAAATCACCGAAACCGCCATCATGCGCAATCCCGATCAAGCGCGCGCGACGTTACGGTTATTGCAAGGCAACGGCGTGAAAATCGTGCTCGACGATTTCGGCGCCGGTCACTCGTCGCTGGCGTATTTGCACCGCTTGCCGATCGAAGGCGTCAAAATTGACCAATCCTTTATCATGCCGCTGGCGACGGATCAAAACGCCGTGGCGATCGTGCGCAGCATCGTCGCACTTGCTAAAACGCTCGATCTTTATACCGTCGCCGAAGGCGTCGAAACGGCCGAGCATCTCGAGATCGTGCGCCAGATCGGCGTCGATCACGCGCAGGGCTTCTTCTTCTCAGCGGCGGTGCCGCTAGGTTCTGTGGTATCGAGCGCGGCCCGCACGACGGCCTAG